The following nucleotide sequence is from Zea mays cultivar B73 chromosome 1, Zm-B73-REFERENCE-NAM-5.0, whole genome shotgun sequence.
GATATGGTTCTTGTCGGCCGGTCTGACGAGCCTTCCTTTGTTTGTATGTGTTGATGCCTTGCAGTTTCACAGCAACTGACGGGAAGGATAAGATCAAGGCGATGCTTCCCACCAACTTCGGGTCGGAGGTCCGCTCTGGCAACCTGAAGAACCTCGGCCTCATCCGCATCATCGACTACACTTGCAACGTCGTCAAAGGCAAAGATGACAAGTAAGTGCCCTCCATCCTTCTTTCGTCGCCATGAGAAGACTAATGTTGGCAACTGTTCTCGTATTCATCGTTTCCCTCGGTTTCCTGGACCACTGTGCTTTGTTTACCAGAGTCTTGGTTGTCATCAAATGCGAGCTTGTGTGCCAAGCGCTTGACGCCGAGATCAACGGCGAGGCCAAAAAAGAGGAGCCTCCAATTGTGCTGAAGCCTAAGGACGAATGCGTGGGCGTGACTCCCCCACTCGCTATGAAGCCCAAGCAGGAGGTGAAGTCTGCGTCCCAGATCGTGAATGAGCAGCGTGGAAAGTAAGTACCTGCAATCTGTTCGATTTTCTGCCGGAGTCTGTTGAGGATTCAGATTTACAGTTCTTTGTTACCCTTTGCGTGCAGTACTGCTCCTGTCAAGCCCCTTTCCATGACAAAGAGGGTCCATCCTTTGATCACTCTGAACCCCTACCAGGGTAACTGGGTCATTAAGGTGCGGGTCACGAGCAAAGGCAACCTGAGAACCTACAGGAATGCTCGCGGAGAAGGCTGTGTCTTCAATGTAGAGCTCACCGATGAGGATGTAAGCGGTCTGATGGCATTGTTCTCAAGTTTAAGTGTGTATTTTCATGAGTTGTCGCGGGTTCACGAACTGATATTATTTTTTTTTTGATTTTGTGTATGCACAGGGCACCCAGATCCAAGCCACCATGTTTAATGACGCTGCAAAGAAGTTCTATCCGATTTTTGAGCTGGGAAAGGTCTATTATGTCTCAAAAGGATCTCTTAGAATTGCTAACAAGCAGTTCAAGACTGTCCAAAATGACTACGAGATGTCACTAAACGAGAATGCTATTGTTGAAGAAGCAGAGGGGGAGACTTGCATTCCGCAAGTGCAATACAACCTTGTCAAGATTGATCAGCTAGGATCGTATGTCGGTGGCAGGGAGCTTGTAGGTATGTCAGTGATCTGAATTGAACTGGTATTTTATTTTTCCACGTTTGATGTATTGTCTCACTGTTGTATGTGTTACGTGTTATACTTCAGATATTGTTGGTGTGGTTCAGAGCGTATCTCCCACACTCAGTGTTAGGAGAAAGATTGACAACGAGACAATACCGAAGCGTGACATTGTTGTGGCGGATGACTCGTAAGTAGCACTTGATCTTTTTTTACCTTGTTGATAGGTCGGAATACAAATTCTCTAATCACAAATATAAGTCTATCTGAGAAAGTCAAGTAGTCCTAATCGACTCATTTCATTTCTTGCAGTGGCAAAACTGTTAGCATCTCTCTTTGGAATGATCTTGCTACTACGACCGGCCAAGAGCTTTTGAACATGGCTGACAGTTCGCCTGTTGTTGCGATAAAGAGCCTAAAAGTGTCTGACTTCCAAGGTATGCAATCAAATCTCTGTTCAATCTTCACTGGAAACCAGTTGCTTACTGAGTGTCGTGATAACTGTGGCGCTGCAATTTTTCTTGCAGGCGTGTCTCTTTCTACTGTAGGCAAAAGTACTCTTGCGATTAATCCTGATCTACACGAGGCTCAGAATCTCAAATCATGGTACGATTTCTCTCGTGAATGATATGCGCTTGTCCTATGTTTTTAAGTATGCTTAGGCTTGTAGCACATGATTTGTCAAATAGGTATGACTCTGAAGGCAAAGATACTTCGCTGGCACCAATTGGTGCAGAAATGGGTGCCGCACGGGCCGGTGGCTTCAAGTCCACGTATTCTGATAGAGTTTTTCTGTCTCACATTACTAGTGATCCTGCCATGGGCCAGGAAAAGGTATAATCGTCAATATCCACTGAACGATGATATTAtttatatcttgaattgaaaaatTGTAAATTTGGAGAACCCCCAATTTGACCCTTTTATTTGTTGCATTGCAGCCTGTTTTCTTCAGTTTGTATGCCACCATAAGCCACATCAAGCCTGACCAGAACATGTGGTACCGTGCTTGCAAGACCTGCAACAAGAAGGTGACTGAAACTTTTGGATCTGGATACTGGTGTGAGGGATGCCAAAAGAATGACTCGGAATGCTCACTGAGGTAAAAAAAAAATCGTCAGCAGAAGCCTGCTGCTACTGTTATCTATTTGGTGCCAAATCTGACGGTTTCCCTGCGTCCTTCA
It contains:
- the LOC100280726 gene encoding Replication protein A 70 kDa DNA-binding subunit B; protein product: MDAAKLVTPVAVSHILAHPSAGSDGAVTDLVVQVLDLKSVGTGSRFSFTATDGKDKIKAMLPTNFGSEVRSGNLKNLGLIRIIDYTCNVVKGKDDKVLVVIKCELVCQALDAEINGEAKKEEPPIVLKPKDECVGVTPPLAMKPKQEVKSASQIVNEQRGNTAPVKPLSMTKRVHPLITLNPYQGNWVIKVRVTSKGNLRTYRNARGEGCVFNVELTDEDGTQIQATMFNDAAKKFYPIFELGKVYYVSKGSLRIANKQFKTVQNDYEMSLNENAIVEEAEGETCIPQVQYNLVKIDQLGSYVGGRELVDIVGVVQSVSPTLSVRRKIDNETIPKRDIVVADDSGKTVSISLWNDLATTTGQELLNMADSSPVVAIKSLKVSDFQGVSLSTVGKSTLAINPDLHEAQNLKSWYDSEGKDTSLAPIGAEMGAARAGGFKSTYSDRVFLSHITSDPAMGQEKPVFFSLYATISHIKPDQNMWYRACKTCNKKVTETFGSGYWCEGCQKNDSECSLRYIMVIKVSDPTGEAWFSVFNEHAEKIIGCSADELDRIRKEEGDDSYVLKLKEATWVPHLFRVSVTQHEYNNEKRQRITVRSEAPVEHAAESKYLLEQIAKLTA